One window of Desulfobacca acetoxidans DSM 11109 genomic DNA carries:
- a CDS encoding amidohydrolase family protein — protein MSQPLSAAVDLIVLGGMILTLNEANDIHQDGALAIRKDTIVAVGPRPEILARFSAATVLDYAADIILPGLINAHTHAAMTCFRGLADDLPLEVWLNDYIFPAERQISRDLVYWGTKLAIAEMLLSGTTTFCDMYLFADAVAQAAREAGMRAVVGEVLYDFPSANYGPKDNGLRFTEELIQTWRHDPLIRVAVQPHAVYTCSPDLLKRCGELAERHDTRLIIHLSETRQEVADCQQHYGASPVEHLFNLGLLNTRLVADHGVALSHHDQDLLAAQGVSVVHCPESNMKLASGVAPIVSLLAKGVNVALGTDGCASNNNLDLFQEMDTAAKLHKVYHLDPTVMSASTVLHLTTVSGARALNLHDRIGSLEPGKQADLIVIDCDRPHLTPMYQPYSQLVYAAMGADVRTVVIAGRPVVQDRRLLTLDVEEAMAKVREYARQIKAKVEPR, from the coding sequence GTGTCCCAACCCTTGTCCGCCGCCGTTGACCTGATTGTGTTGGGCGGCATGATCCTGACTCTGAATGAGGCCAACGACATTCATCAGGACGGCGCCTTAGCCATTCGAAAAGACACCATCGTCGCCGTAGGGCCGCGGCCGGAAATTCTGGCTCGATTTTCGGCCGCCACTGTCTTGGATTATGCCGCTGACATCATCCTCCCCGGTCTCATTAACGCTCACACCCACGCCGCCATGACCTGTTTCCGGGGTCTGGCGGATGACCTCCCGTTAGAGGTCTGGCTCAACGATTACATCTTCCCGGCCGAACGGCAGATTTCGAGAGACCTGGTCTACTGGGGGACAAAATTGGCCATCGCCGAGATGCTGCTGTCCGGCACAACCACCTTCTGTGATATGTATCTTTTTGCCGATGCCGTGGCCCAGGCGGCTCGGGAAGCCGGAATGCGGGCGGTGGTGGGCGAAGTCCTCTATGACTTCCCTTCCGCCAACTACGGCCCCAAGGATAACGGCCTCAGGTTTACCGAAGAATTGATCCAGACCTGGCGTCATGATCCGCTCATCCGGGTAGCAGTACAGCCGCATGCGGTCTATACCTGCTCTCCGGATCTACTCAAACGCTGCGGCGAACTGGCCGAGCGCCATGACACCCGCCTGATCATCCACCTGTCTGAAACCCGGCAGGAGGTGGCCGACTGCCAACAGCACTATGGCGCCTCCCCGGTGGAGCATCTCTTTAACCTGGGTTTATTGAATACCCGCCTGGTCGCCGATCACGGCGTGGCGCTGAGCCACCATGATCAAGATTTACTGGCTGCTCAAGGGGTTAGCGTCGTGCACTGCCCGGAAAGCAACATGAAGCTGGCCTCCGGCGTCGCCCCGATCGTCAGCCTGTTGGCCAAAGGCGTCAACGTTGCTTTAGGAACTGACGGTTGCGCCTCCAACAATAACCTGGACCTCTTTCAGGAAATGGACACTGCGGCAAAACTGCATAAGGTATACCATCTGGATCCTACGGTCATGTCAGCCAGCACGGTGCTTCATCTGACTACAGTGAGCGGGGCCAGGGCGCTCAACCTGCACGATCGCATCGGTTCGCTGGAACCGGGGAAGCAGGCCGATCTCATTGTCATCGACTGTGACCGGCCGCACCTGACGCCGATGTATCAGCCATATTCCCAGTTGGTCTATGCCGCGATGGGCGCCGATGTGCGCACTGTCGTCATCGCCGGGCGCCCGGTTGTGCAAGACCGCCGTTTGTTAACCCTGGATGTTGAGGAAGCCATGGCAAAAGTCCGGGAGTATGCCCGGCAGATAAAGGCCAAGGTGGAACCTCGTTAG
- a CDS encoding AbrB/MazE/SpoVT family DNA-binding domain-containing protein encodes MPLVKMIRGGQVTFPKVFRDKFGLKEGDLMEYEIREDGIFFKPKQVIDRGGALKTFSRAIAKIQARSGNKFKHLSEEELYGLIEEAVESVDKPKSKRR; translated from the coding sequence CCTCTAGTAAAAATGATCCGGGGTGGCCAAGTTACTTTTCCGAAAGTCTTCAGGGATAAATTTGGCCTTAAGGAAGGCGACCTGATGGAATACGAGATCAGGGAAGACGGTATCTTCTTCAAGCCCAAACAGGTGATCGACCGGGGAGGAGCGTTAAAAACCTTTTCCCGGGCGATCGCTAAAATACAGGCAAGGTCTGGAAATAAATTCAAGCACCTGAGCGAGGAAGAGCTTTATGGCCTCATAGAAGAAGCGGTTGAGTCGGTCGACAAGCCCAAGTCCAAAAGAAGATGA
- a CDS encoding ABC transporter permease translates to MNQTHRLQATIARLMALLRKEYLQFFRDRSLIYIVLYVFTLEIYLAGTGFNIEVRNYPTAIFDRDRTQWSLQLAEKFRMPHFRVDYLLHSEAEMVDLLNRGAVSLVVVIPHGFAQALLEKNRASVQAITDGTLSNTSLLALGYADQMAHIFALELGQRLGKINPQEEHLQPQVTMKPQVLYNPNQKGEWFASLIELFSVITLVSILLPAAAMVREKEYGTIEQLLVTPINPVEIMSAKIISMSSIILTASLASLFLIIFPVFNLPWRGSLLLFLGATNLYVFCATGFGMFIATICRNLPQTILLVIMIIAPILFLSGSWTPLEAMPPVLGFITYLSPLKHYLNIAYNILLKGAGLANLWQDFLNLNILGFGLFAICAFQFRRHFG, encoded by the coding sequence ATGAACCAGACACACCGCCTACAAGCAACTATTGCTCGCCTGATGGCGTTGTTGCGGAAGGAATATCTCCAGTTTTTCCGGGACCGGTCACTGATCTACATCGTTTTATATGTCTTCACCCTCGAAATCTACCTGGCCGGCACCGGCTTCAATATTGAAGTTCGTAACTATCCCACCGCCATCTTTGATCGTGACCGGACCCAATGGAGCCTGCAGTTGGCGGAAAAATTCCGGATGCCCCATTTTCGGGTGGATTATCTGCTCCACAGCGAGGCCGAGATGGTGGATCTGCTCAACCGGGGGGCGGTTTCCCTGGTGGTAGTTATTCCCCACGGCTTTGCCCAGGCCCTTTTGGAAAAAAATCGGGCTTCGGTCCAGGCCATTACCGACGGTACCCTGTCCAATACCTCACTGCTGGCTCTGGGCTATGCCGACCAGATGGCTCACATTTTTGCCCTGGAGTTGGGTCAGCGTCTGGGGAAGATTAATCCCCAGGAGGAACACCTGCAACCGCAGGTGACAATGAAGCCTCAGGTGTTGTACAATCCCAATCAAAAGGGCGAATGGTTTGCCAGCCTCATCGAACTGTTCAGCGTCATCACCCTGGTGTCCATCCTGTTGCCGGCGGCGGCCATGGTGCGGGAAAAAGAGTATGGCACCATTGAGCAACTGCTGGTGACGCCGATTAATCCGGTGGAGATCATGTCGGCCAAGATTATTTCGATGTCCTCCATCATCCTGACGGCCTCGTTAGCCAGCCTCTTTCTCATCATCTTCCCGGTTTTTAATCTTCCCTGGCGGGGCAGCCTGCTGCTGTTTCTGGGGGCTACCAACCTATATGTCTTCTGCGCCACCGGTTTTGGCATGTTTATCGCGACCATTTGCCGGAATCTGCCTCAGACCATCCTGTTGGTGATCATGATCATCGCTCCCATTCTCTTCCTGTCCGGCTCCTGGACCCCGCTCGAGGCCATGCCGCCGGTGCTGGGCTTTATCACCTACCTGTCGCCGCTGAAACACTACCTCAACATCGCCTATAACATCCTCCTCAAGGGCGCCGGTCTGGCCAACCTCTGGCAGGACTTTTTAAACCTCAACATCCTCGGCTTCGGGCTTTTTGCCATCTGCGCCTTCCAGTTCCGGCGGCATTTCGGCTAG
- a CDS encoding lytic transglycosylase domain-containing protein: MPCIIIILAALWIWPVSLIATMAANQPPPRSEAGLKTYYPLPGRIALCGSEVPLQEPDVREDLDREFTIILWSRTQTTLWIKRAARYFPYLEKRLQEARLPEDLKYVVIVESDLRLEARSPSGAIGPWQFMKPAANRFLLKTEVKIDDRYDFMRSTEAALQYLAILYRDFKNWPLALAAYNCGEGRLRKAIQEQGVADYYRLDLPDETDRYVMRLIAAKIILSDPAGYGYDVPAEDLYPPLQPDQVEFVLDQEIHLRQVAEACGSYYKKLRRLNPRLQSATLPPGMYRLNVPAGTAPRFYDAYIHGRLVAEKKGP, translated from the coding sequence ATGCCTTGCATTATTATTATCCTGGCCGCCCTGTGGATCTGGCCGGTTAGTCTGATCGCCACGATGGCAGCAAACCAGCCGCCGCCACGATCGGAGGCCGGACTCAAGACGTATTATCCGCTCCCGGGCCGTATTGCCCTGTGCGGCAGTGAAGTTCCCTTACAGGAACCGGACGTCAGGGAAGATCTGGACCGGGAATTCACTATCATCCTCTGGAGCCGCACCCAGACGACCCTCTGGATTAAACGGGCGGCCCGTTACTTTCCTTATCTGGAAAAACGCCTACAGGAAGCCAGGCTGCCGGAGGACCTGAAGTATGTCGTCATCGTGGAGAGCGACCTGCGCCTGGAGGCCCGTTCCCCCAGCGGGGCCATCGGTCCCTGGCAGTTCATGAAACCCGCCGCCAACCGGTTTCTGCTCAAAACCGAGGTAAAAATTGATGATCGCTACGACTTTATGCGATCCACCGAGGCCGCCTTGCAGTACCTGGCCATACTGTATCGCGATTTTAAGAACTGGCCCCTGGCCCTGGCGGCGTATAACTGCGGTGAGGGCCGGTTGCGAAAGGCCATTCAGGAACAGGGTGTAGCTGACTACTATCGACTCGATCTTCCGGACGAAACCGACCGTTATGTTATGCGGCTGATTGCCGCTAAGATTATTCTCAGCGATCCGGCAGGCTACGGCTATGACGTTCCTGCCGAAGACCTCTATCCCCCGCTGCAACCTGATCAGGTGGAGTTTGTCTTGGACCAGGAAATTCACCTGCGGCAGGTGGCCGAGGCCTGCGGCAGTTATTATAAGAAGCTGCGTCGTCTAAACCCGCGTCTACAGTCTGCCACCTTGCCTCCTGGGATGTATCGGCTGAATGTCCCGGCCGGAACCGCCCCTCGTTTTTACGACGCCTATATTCACGGTCGGCTGGTGGCCGAGAAAAAGGGACCGTAA
- a CDS encoding putative toxin-antitoxin system toxin component, PIN family, whose product MIKTVIDANVFVSSALAPGSNPDKVIGLARKGRITLLISQDILKEIRTVFMYPEIKRRLKITAKEIDEFLAEIAKPALITPGVLNLKEVKADRKDDKYLVCAVEGQADYIISGDKHLLNLDNYYGIKIVTPAVFLEMFMDY is encoded by the coding sequence ATGATCAAAACCGTTATCGACGCCAATGTCTTCGTAAGCTCCGCATTAGCGCCAGGATCAAATCCGGACAAAGTCATCGGCCTCGCCAGGAAGGGCAGAATAACCTTGTTAATTTCGCAGGATATTTTAAAAGAGATCAGGACCGTTTTTATGTATCCCGAGATAAAACGACGGCTTAAGATTACGGCCAAAGAGATTGACGAGTTTCTAGCAGAAATTGCCAAGCCGGCCCTGATTACCCCAGGCGTCCTAAATCTCAAGGAGGTTAAGGCCGACCGCAAAGACGATAAATATTTGGTTTGCGCCGTGGAAGGCCAAGCTGATTATATAATCTCGGGCGATAAGCATCTGCTCAATCTTGATAATTACTACGGCATAAAGATTGTTACCCCGGCTGTTTTCTTAGAAATGTTTATGGATTACTAA
- a CDS encoding ATP-binding cassette domain-containing protein codes for MTVAQTIIEVNEIAKSYRQTPAVQGVSFNVRAGEVFGLLGPDGAGKSSLIQMLAGVLRPSGGEAIVAGYSIQADPEAIKTRIGYMPQGLGLNLYDNLSVEENIDFFGDLREVPPDSFKANKAELLHITRLEPFRERLASHLSGGMRQKLALCCTLIHLPQIIFLDEPTTGVDPISRRDFWLIINRLVVERGATVLMTTSYLDEAERCQRVAMLYKGKIIAHGDTAGLQAEAGSDVQGRPCSLEEVFIRAMARQTPEAVWTPTTPSPAPPRTETVIRVEGLTKKFGTFTAVDRVSFEVYRGEIFGFLGPNGAGKTTVIKMLSGILPPTRGQGYITGLEIGADNHQIKTQLGYMSQKFSLYRDLSALENIRLYGRVYGMSWSELASREPEIIALADLQGQEHRLASDLPLGIRQRLALGCAILHRPHLVFLDEPTSGVDPLARRQFWRLIQSLAAEGVTILVSTHYMDEALHCQRLAFIHQGRLAAVGEPEELRQQAEAAWGRRLEVSSPEFGQAFLTLRPHFPRAFLHGSRIYLPTQEPDRDREQIIRLLTASHLRVDRITMSPLSMEDTFIYFIQAEDNVP; via the coding sequence ATGACTGTAGCACAGACAATCATAGAAGTAAATGAGATCGCCAAATCCTACCGCCAGACGCCTGCGGTTCAGGGGGTCTCCTTCAACGTCCGGGCGGGAGAGGTTTTTGGTCTGCTGGGGCCCGACGGAGCCGGTAAATCCAGCCTCATACAGATGTTGGCAGGAGTACTGCGGCCGAGCGGGGGCGAGGCTATCGTTGCCGGGTATAGCATCCAGGCCGACCCCGAAGCCATCAAGACCCGTATCGGCTACATGCCCCAGGGGTTGGGACTGAATCTCTATGATAACCTCAGCGTCGAGGAGAATATCGATTTTTTCGGCGACCTGAGGGAGGTTCCCCCTGATAGCTTCAAAGCAAATAAGGCGGAATTGCTGCATATCACCCGGCTGGAGCCTTTCCGGGAGCGTTTGGCCTCTCACCTCTCCGGCGGTATGCGGCAAAAACTGGCCCTCTGCTGCACCCTCATCCATCTACCTCAGATTATTTTTCTGGATGAACCCACCACCGGCGTCGATCCCATCTCCCGGCGGGATTTCTGGTTGATTATCAACCGCCTGGTAGTGGAGCGCGGGGCTACGGTTCTTATGACTACTTCATACCTGGATGAGGCGGAACGCTGCCAGAGGGTGGCCATGCTCTATAAGGGGAAGATCATTGCCCACGGGGATACCGCCGGGCTCCAGGCTGAAGCCGGGTCTGACGTCCAGGGGCGGCCTTGCAGTCTGGAAGAAGTTTTCATCCGGGCCATGGCCCGACAGACCCCGGAAGCAGTGTGGACGCCGACTACACCCTCCCCGGCCCCGCCCCGGACAGAGACGGTGATCCGGGTAGAGGGTCTAACCAAAAAATTCGGGACCTTCACCGCGGTAGACCGGGTCAGCTTCGAAGTATATCGGGGTGAAATATTTGGTTTTTTAGGGCCTAACGGTGCCGGCAAGACCACGGTCATCAAGATGCTTAGCGGCATCCTGCCTCCTACCCGCGGCCAGGGGTATATCACCGGTCTGGAGATCGGGGCCGACAACCATCAAATCAAGACTCAACTCGGCTATATGTCGCAGAAATTTTCCCTTTATCGTGACCTTTCGGCCCTGGAAAACATCCGGCTGTATGGGCGGGTGTATGGCATGTCGTGGTCCGAGTTGGCATCACGGGAACCGGAAATTATTGCCCTGGCCGACTTACAGGGACAGGAACACCGGTTGGCCAGCGACCTGCCGTTGGGCATCAGGCAGCGCCTGGCCCTCGGCTGCGCTATTCTACACCGACCCCACCTGGTCTTTTTGGACGAACCGACCTCCGGGGTCGATCCCCTGGCCCGGCGGCAGTTCTGGCGGCTCATCCAATCCCTGGCCGCCGAAGGAGTGACTATTTTGGTCTCCACCCACTATATGGATGAAGCACTACATTGTCAGCGACTAGCCTTTATACATCAAGGCCGACTGGCGGCGGTAGGAGAGCCCGAGGAATTGCGCCAGCAGGCGGAGGCGGCCTGGGGACGGCGCCTGGAGGTGAGCAGCCCTGAATTCGGGCAGGCCTTCCTGACCCTGCGGCCCCATTTCCCCCGTGCCTTCCTGCACGGCAGCCGTATTTATCTGCCCACCCAAGAACCCGACCGGGATCGGGAGCAGATTATCAGGCTTCTGACGGCATCGCACCTGCGGGTGGACCGAATCACCATGAGTCCTTTGAGTATGGAAGACACCTTTATCTATTTCATTCAGGCCGAAGACAATGTTCCTTAA
- a CDS encoding ABC transporter permease — MFLKRRRLWAVVCKEGKEIVRDKLYLALAFGVPLLLYLLFGFGLTVDATNIPFAVIDQNRSPLSRALIDRLVHSRYFSIRDFLTDTPELHAGLLEGRLRLGLIIPPQFDRTLYTGRASEVQALIDGAFPDRAAAILNYLDIITWEYNRDLNIPGLTSPWTGPVIQVETRAWFNPDLESKNYIVPGLIATNLFFYPALLASIAVVREKESGSIFNIYCSPIRPWEYVLGKLLPYWAIGFANYFLLYVIAHYIFHIPFRGNFLFLTMAAFLYVGVCACLGLLISILLKTQVGSMLLTTVITLIPAFIYSGFFISVPSMGTEAQVMAHLLPVTYFMEIVRGVYLKGLGLIDYWDNLLILLGFLAAFYGLGLRRLKKRVG, encoded by the coding sequence ATGTTCCTTAAGCGTCGGCGCCTCTGGGCGGTTGTTTGCAAAGAAGGCAAGGAGATCGTTCGGGATAAGCTGTATCTGGCGCTGGCCTTCGGCGTGCCGCTGCTGCTCTATCTCCTTTTCGGCTTCGGTCTGACCGTGGATGCCACCAATATCCCGTTCGCGGTCATCGACCAGAACCGTTCGCCCCTGTCCCGGGCTCTCATTGATCGTCTGGTCCATTCCCGTTATTTCTCTATTCGTGACTTTCTGACTGATACGCCAGAGCTTCATGCCGGGCTGCTGGAGGGCCGTCTCCGTCTGGGATTGATCATCCCGCCGCAGTTTGACCGCACCCTCTACACCGGCAGAGCCAGCGAGGTTCAGGCCTTGATCGATGGCGCCTTCCCGGACCGGGCGGCCGCCATTTTGAATTACCTCGATATTATTACGTGGGAATATAACCGGGATTTGAACATTCCCGGTCTCACAAGCCCGTGGACGGGGCCGGTGATCCAGGTGGAGACCAGGGCCTGGTTCAATCCCGATCTCGAAAGCAAAAATTATATTGTCCCCGGCCTCATCGCCACCAACCTCTTCTTTTACCCGGCCCTGCTGGCCTCCATCGCAGTGGTGCGGGAGAAGGAAAGCGGTTCCATCTTCAATATTTACTGTTCCCCCATCCGCCCCTGGGAGTATGTATTGGGAAAACTGCTGCCCTATTGGGCGATTGGGTTTGCCAACTATTTTCTGCTTTACGTCATCGCCCACTACATTTTCCACATTCCTTTCCGGGGCAATTTCCTTTTTCTGACCATGGCCGCCTTTCTCTATGTGGGCGTCTGCGCCTGTCTGGGATTACTTATCTCGATCCTCCTGAAGACGCAGGTGGGATCCATGCTGCTAACCACGGTCATCACCCTGATCCCGGCCTTTATCTACTCGGGGTTTTTTATCTCGGTTCCCAGTATGGGCACCGAGGCTCAGGTCATGGCGCATCTTCTGCCAGTAACGTATTTTATGGAGATTGTCCGGGGGGTCTATCTCAAAGGTTTGGGCCTTATTGATTACTGGGACAATCTCCTTATTCTGTTGGGGTTTCTGGCAGCATTCTATGGTCTTGGCCTCAGGCGATTGAAAAAGAGGGTAGGCTGA
- a CDS encoding SagB/ThcOx family dehydrogenase: MDKSASDIGFQYLRETRYMRDNLRAEPLVHYPRSPLYKTYPPETRRLKLPAVPQTLQADFWRCVHQRRSLRDYTADPITQEQLAALLWASQGITASQQNFAYRAAPSAGALYPVETYVVVHRVEEIPPGVWHFQVPEFSLEMVTPGDFRRSIVLAGLNQQFLGTAAVVFIWTAILGRSLWKYRQRAVRYLFLDAGHVCGNLQLAATALGLGCCPVAAFFDDEVENIVHVKPEEEIAVYLAAVGRLAGKV; the protein is encoded by the coding sequence ATGGACAAATCCGCCTCAGATATCGGCTTTCAATATCTCAGGGAAACCAGGTACATGCGGGACAATCTGCGGGCCGAACCTCTGGTCCACTACCCCCGCAGCCCGCTATATAAGACCTATCCGCCGGAAACCAGACGTCTCAAACTTCCTGCGGTGCCTCAGACCCTCCAGGCTGACTTCTGGCGCTGCGTCCATCAGCGCCGGTCACTGCGGGACTATACCGCAGACCCGATTACTCAGGAACAGCTTGCGGCCCTGCTTTGGGCCAGCCAAGGGATTACCGCCAGTCAGCAGAACTTCGCCTATCGGGCGGCCCCCTCCGCCGGCGCCCTCTATCCGGTAGAGACATATGTCGTGGTACACCGGGTGGAAGAAATTCCACCTGGCGTCTGGCATTTCCAGGTTCCCGAATTTTCCCTGGAGATGGTGACCCCCGGCGATTTCCGCCGCTCCATCGTGTTGGCCGGACTCAATCAACAATTCCTGGGAACTGCGGCCGTGGTCTTTATCTGGACTGCTATCCTCGGACGCTCGCTCTGGAAATACCGGCAGCGGGCGGTCCGCTACCTCTTTCTGGATGCCGGCCACGTCTGCGGCAACCTGCAGTTGGCTGCTACTGCTTTGGGGCTCGGCTGCTGTCCGGTGGCGGCTTTTTTCGATGATGAAGTGGAAAACATTGTCCATGTCAAACCTGAAGAGGAGATCGCCGTCTATCTGGCAGCAGTGGGGCGGTTGGCTGGTAAGGTCTGA
- a CDS encoding HlyD family secretion protein: MNSRKKLIFTVVAGLLLLGAALSVFSQWRQGLPDGLLHANGRVEGDEVVIAPKIAGQIEAVFKDRGETAARRELLARLSSDQIQAQLDQARDRMLSWQERVQQAEIDLDYTASQVQTDIAASQARVAAVRARIEEAAAVLEKNRLDFHRYDSLYARRVAPKQKLDDAVANYQAADANKAALTKELSLAQAQLDRAELLPRTVELKRAELQMARASLAAAQAALREAEANLQDTFIYCPAAGILLTREIEPGEVVNPGTPLFTLVDLNQLYLKVFINEPDIGKIRLGQEARIYVDAFPDRPFKARVSRVSPRAEFTPKYVETLEERVKLVFAVELRAENPEGFLKPGMPGEGVIRWKDEVPWARPK; the protein is encoded by the coding sequence ATGAACTCCCGTAAAAAACTCATTTTCACCGTCGTGGCGGGCCTGCTCCTCCTGGGTGCGGCCCTGTCAGTATTCTCGCAGTGGCGGCAAGGACTTCCCGATGGCCTGCTGCATGCCAACGGCCGCGTTGAGGGGGATGAAGTGGTCATTGCTCCCAAAATTGCCGGCCAGATAGAGGCGGTCTTTAAGGACAGGGGCGAGACCGCAGCTCGACGAGAACTTTTGGCCCGCTTGTCCTCGGATCAGATTCAGGCCCAACTCGATCAGGCCCGGGACCGGATGCTGTCCTGGCAGGAGCGGGTGCAACAGGCGGAGATCGATCTGGATTATACTGCCAGCCAGGTCCAAACCGACATTGCCGCCAGCCAGGCGCGGGTGGCGGCGGTGAGAGCCCGCATTGAGGAAGCTGCGGCGGTTTTGGAAAAAAATCGCCTGGATTTCCACCGCTACGACTCACTCTATGCCCGTCGGGTGGCCCCCAAACAAAAACTGGACGACGCGGTGGCCAACTATCAGGCTGCTGATGCCAATAAAGCGGCGCTTACCAAAGAATTGTCCCTAGCCCAGGCCCAGTTGGACAGAGCCGAACTCCTGCCCCGCACGGTGGAGTTGAAACGGGCGGAGCTGCAGATGGCCCGAGCCAGCCTGGCCGCCGCTCAGGCCGCGCTGCGGGAAGCTGAAGCCAATCTGCAAGATACTTTTATTTATTGTCCGGCGGCTGGCATACTCCTTACCCGAGAGATTGAACCCGGCGAGGTGGTTAATCCGGGGACACCTTTGTTTACCCTGGTCGATTTGAACCAGCTCTATTTGAAGGTATTCATTAACGAACCGGACATCGGCAAGATCAGATTGGGCCAGGAAGCCCGCATTTATGTCGATGCTTTCCCTGACCGCCCTTTTAAGGCCAGGGTCTCCCGAGTCTCGCCACGGGCGGAATTTACCCCCAAGTATGTAGAGACGCTGGAAGAACGGGTGAAACTGGTCTTTGCCGTGGAACTGCGGGCCGAAAACCCTGAGGGTTTTCTCAAGCCTGGTATGCCCGGAGAAGGAGTCATCCGCTGGAAGGATGAGGTTCCCTGGGCCAGACCTAAATGA